In a single window of the Deinococcus aetherius genome:
- the rlmB gene encoding 23S rRNA (guanosine(2251)-2'-O)-methyltransferase RlmB yields MLLYGRNPVLEALREGRVTEVLVARGVEEAFVRDLKTFDVRVRFAPRIELDQIAGTTQHQGVIAEVEDLSWATVDDILDRAESRGEDLLVVLLDGVTDPRNFGAIIRSAEVLGAHGVVVEERRSAPLSPVVAKAAAGATSYLPVAQTKNLPRLIDGLKGGGVWVYGAAGEAAQDLARTDLRGKVALVIGAEGEGLRRLVREKCDALVRIPTRGRVQSLNASVAAGILLYEAARARGES; encoded by the coding sequence ATGTTGCTCTACGGGCGGAATCCGGTGCTGGAGGCCCTGCGGGAGGGGCGGGTGACGGAGGTGCTCGTGGCGCGCGGGGTCGAGGAGGCGTTCGTGCGCGACCTGAAGACCTTCGACGTGCGGGTGCGCTTCGCCCCGCGCATCGAACTCGACCAGATCGCGGGCACCACGCAACATCAGGGCGTGATCGCCGAGGTCGAGGACCTCTCCTGGGCCACGGTGGACGACATCCTCGACCGGGCCGAGTCGCGCGGCGAGGACCTCCTGGTCGTCCTCCTCGACGGCGTCACCGACCCGCGCAACTTCGGGGCGATCATCCGCTCGGCGGAGGTGCTCGGCGCGCACGGGGTCGTCGTGGAGGAGCGCCGCAGCGCGCCCCTGAGCCCGGTCGTCGCCAAGGCGGCGGCGGGGGCCACGAGCTACCTCCCCGTCGCCCAGACGAAGAACCTCCCGCGCCTGATCGACGGGCTCAAGGGAGGTGGCGTGTGGGTCTACGGCGCGGCGGGCGAGGCGGCCCAGGACCTCGCGCGCACCGACCTGCGCGGCAAGGTCGCCCTGGTGATCGGGGCGGAGGGCGAGGGGTTGCGCCGTCTCGTGCGCGAGAAGTGCGACGCCCTGGTCCGCATCCCCACCCGGGGCCGGGTGCAGAGCCTCAACGCCTCCGTCGCGGCGGGCATCCTGCTGTACGAGGCGGCGCGGGCGAGGGGAGAGTCGTGA
- a CDS encoding aldose 1-epimerase, whose translation MTHRIETISSPAMTLEVLPDLGASVLGLRAASGRPVLREVDPGSVETSSQCASFTLLPYSNRIRDARFTFGGGEVQLRVTTKDGLTQHGDVRNRPWQVTRVSDSHLGCDFDSRAFPDVNWPWAFTARVDYFLHGPHLDVSVTLTNADTSEMPAGLGLHPYFARRQGGEDPRLTVDAALTYDTDERSLPTGPARPVRPEEDYRTGSAVGERKVDRVYTAWDGVARLDWQDRSLTLTADAVFSHLVVFTAPDGSLALEPVSHVTDAFNLAARGVPGVDMRTLAPGQSLAGAARITLEGNW comes from the coding sequence GTGACCCACCGCATCGAGACCATCTCCAGCCCGGCGATGACCCTGGAGGTTCTGCCCGACCTCGGTGCGAGCGTGCTGGGGCTGCGGGCTGCCTCGGGCCGCCCGGTGCTGCGCGAGGTGGACCCGGGAAGCGTGGAGACGAGCAGCCAGTGCGCGAGCTTCACCCTTCTGCCGTACTCCAACCGCATCCGCGACGCGCGCTTCACCTTCGGGGGCGGGGAGGTTCAACTCCGCGTCACGACCAAGGACGGGCTCACCCAGCACGGTGACGTGCGGAACCGGCCCTGGCAGGTCACCCGCGTCTCGGACAGCCACCTCGGATGTGACTTCGACAGCCGGGCCTTCCCCGACGTGAACTGGCCGTGGGCCTTCACCGCCCGGGTGGACTACTTCCTCCACGGCCCGCACCTCGACGTGAGCGTGACGCTGACGAACGCCGATACCTCCGAGATGCCCGCCGGGCTGGGCCTGCATCCCTACTTCGCCCGGCGGCAAGGCGGGGAGGACCCCCGGCTCACCGTGGACGCGGCGCTGACCTACGACACCGACGAGCGCAGCCTCCCCACGGGCCCCGCGCGCCCTGTGCGGCCCGAGGAGGACTACCGGACGGGCAGCGCGGTCGGCGAGCGGAAGGTGGACCGGGTCTATACCGCGTGGGACGGGGTCGCGCGGCTCGACTGGCAGGACCGCTCGCTGACCCTCACCGCCGACGCCGTGTTCTCGCACCTCGTCGTGTTCACCGCGCCGGACGGCAGCCTGGCCCTGGAGCCCGTCTCCCACGTGACCGACGCCTTCAACCTCGCCGCGCGGGGGGTGCCCGGTGTGGACATGCGGACCCTCGCGCCCGGGCAGAGCCTGGCGGGGGCGGCGAGGATCACGCTGGAGGGGAACTGGTAG
- a CDS encoding S1C family serine protease: MRPLPWLPVLLLLALAAYLLPERLSLPGFGSSAPPTPPAVSQTLPNALPPETRELFERSRPATVQVEALDPGTNEAGLGTGFFISQDGQVLTAYHVVSNGRLFQIRTLSGRTYRARLTAYDAQADVALLTVQGRGPFPVLNLATRPPRVGETVLAIGNSGGDFLQPRRGQLLRLSAEAGRADFPQGTLEMTAPLAPGDSGGPIIDGNGQAIGVVSYVRVDETGRTRASYAVPVTEGNRLIEALRRGEQRDVPVVGLVFDLNHSGFVTPAGAVVSRVARGSPAAAAGLRGSELNREGNLAALGDIITTVNGTRTRNADEVITAIRRAQVGDTITLGYVRDGEARQTSITLVAKRSVPDLRE, encoded by the coding sequence GTGCGCCCCCTGCCCTGGCTTCCCGTGCTGCTGCTGCTCGCGCTGGCGGCCTACCTGCTGCCGGAACGCTTGAGCCTGCCGGGCTTCGGGTCCTCCGCGCCGCCCACCCCGCCCGCCGTCTCGCAGACGCTGCCGAACGCGCTGCCCCCGGAGACCCGCGAGCTGTTCGAGCGTTCGCGCCCGGCGACCGTGCAGGTCGAGGCGCTCGACCCTGGCACGAACGAGGCGGGGCTGGGCACGGGCTTTTTCATCTCGCAGGACGGACAGGTGCTCACGGCGTACCACGTCGTCTCCAACGGCCGCCTCTTTCAGATTCGGACGCTCTCGGGCCGGACCTACCGCGCCCGGCTGACCGCCTACGACGCGCAGGCGGACGTGGCCCTCTTGACGGTGCAGGGGCGCGGGCCCTTCCCGGTGCTCAACCTCGCCACCCGGCCGCCGCGCGTGGGGGAGACGGTGCTCGCCATCGGGAACAGCGGCGGGGACTTCCTGCAACCGCGCCGGGGGCAACTGCTGCGCCTCTCCGCCGAGGCGGGGCGGGCTGACTTCCCGCAGGGCACGCTGGAGATGACGGCTCCCCTGGCGCCCGGCGACAGCGGCGGCCCGATCATCGACGGGAACGGGCAGGCCATCGGGGTCGTGAGTTACGTGCGGGTGGACGAGACCGGTCGGACCCGCGCGAGCTACGCCGTGCCCGTCACCGAGGGCAACCGCTTGATCGAGGCGCTCAGAAGGGGCGAGCAGCGCGACGTGCCCGTCGTGGGGCTGGTTTTCGACCTCAACCACAGCGGGTTCGTGACTCCCGCCGGGGCGGTCGTGTCACGCGTCGCCCGGGGCAGTCCCGCCGCCGCCGCCGGGTTGCGCGGCTCCGAGCTCAACCGGGAGGGCAACCTCGCCGCGCTGGGCGACATCATCACCACCGTGAACGGCACGCGCACCCGCAACGCCGACGAGGTGATCACCGCCATCCGCCGCGCGCAGGTCGGAGACACGATCACCCTGGGGTATGTCCGCGACGGCGAGGCGAGGCAGACGAGCATCACCCTGGTCGCCAAGCGCAGCGTGCCCGACCTGCGCGAGTGA
- a CDS encoding EVE domain-containing protein, whose product MRHWLLKSEPAVFGFNDLVRVGREPWNGVRNYQARNFLREMRAGDLCLFYHSGARPTGVAGVARVAREAYPDDLQFGLGGPYFDPKSTPEAPRWSMVDVEPVLAFPGVVTLETLRTLPEWQDSPLTRKGTRLSVLPVTPEQFLAALEAAGLSPEDLESD is encoded by the coding sequence ATGCGTCACTGGCTCCTGAAGTCCGAGCCCGCCGTCTTCGGCTTCAACGACCTCGTGCGGGTGGGCCGCGAGCCCTGGAACGGCGTGCGCAACTACCAGGCACGCAACTTCCTGCGCGAGATGCGGGCGGGCGACCTCTGCCTCTTCTACCACTCGGGGGCGAGACCGACCGGCGTGGCGGGCGTCGCGCGGGTGGCCCGGGAGGCGTACCCGGACGACCTGCAATTCGGCCTGGGGGGTCCTTACTTCGATCCCAAATCCACCCCCGAAGCCCCGCGCTGGAGCATGGTGGACGTGGAACCCGTGCTCGCCTTCCCCGGGGTCGTGACCCTCGAAACGCTCCGCACGTTGCCCGAGTGGCAGGATTCACCGCTGACCCGCAAGGGCACGCGCCTGAGTGTCCTGCCCGTCACGCCCGAGCAGTTCTTGGCGGCGCTGGAGGCGGCAGGGCTGAGCCCGGAGGACTTGGAGTCGGATTGA